One Planktothrix serta PCC 8927 DNA window includes the following coding sequences:
- a CDS encoding aldo/keto reductase, whose amino-acid sequence MKLPASSRFQFTEDLNICRLLNGMWQVSGAHGRIDTKAAIESMFKYLDAGYTTWDLADHYGPAEDFIGEFRRQLIATRGQEALSQIQAFTKWVPRPGKMTKSIVEKNIDISRQRMGVDCLDLLQFHWWDYRDQNYLDALHYMAELQTAGKIKHLALTNFDTEHLKIIVENGIKIVSNQVQFSLIDRRPLAKMTEFCQTHNIKLLPYGVVCGGFLSEKYLDQPEPNRLGLETVSLKKYKNMIDAWGGWNLFQTLLITLNAIAQKHHVTIPNIAVRYILEQPTVAGTMVGTRLGISEHIEDNAKVFEFSLDPEDYQALNSVLSPSHDLMEIIGDCGDEYR is encoded by the coding sequence ATGAAATTACCCGCTTCCAGCCGATTTCAATTCACAGAAGACCTGAATATTTGCCGCCTTTTAAATGGAATGTGGCAAGTTTCTGGTGCTCACGGACGCATTGATACTAAAGCTGCCATCGAGAGTATGTTTAAATATCTGGATGCGGGATATACAACTTGGGATCTCGCCGATCATTATGGCCCTGCTGAGGATTTTATCGGTGAGTTTAGACGACAATTGATAGCGACTCGCGGACAAGAGGCGTTATCCCAGATTCAAGCCTTTACCAAATGGGTTCCTCGTCCGGGTAAAATGACTAAAAGTATTGTGGAAAAAAATATTGATATTTCTCGTCAAAGAATGGGGGTAGACTGTCTGGATTTATTGCAATTTCATTGGTGGGATTATCGGGATCAAAATTATTTAGATGCTTTACATTATATGGCAGAGTTGCAAACCGCAGGTAAAATTAAACATTTAGCCTTAACAAATTTTGACACCGAACATTTAAAAATTATTGTTGAAAATGGGATTAAAATAGTATCCAATCAAGTCCAGTTTTCCCTGATTGATCGTCGTCCTTTAGCTAAAATGACCGAATTTTGTCAAACTCACAATATTAAATTACTTCCCTATGGTGTTGTTTGTGGCGGATTTTTATCAGAAAAATATCTCGATCAACCTGAACCTAATAGATTAGGTTTAGAAACCGTCAGCTTGAAAAAATATAAAAATATGATTGATGCTTGGGGAGGATGGAATTTATTTCAAACTTTATTAATAACCTTAAATGCGATCGCCCAAAAACATCACGTCACTATTCCTAATATCGCCGTTCGTTATATCCTAGAACAACCCACCGTCGCCGGAACAATGGTAGGAACAAGATTAGGAATTTCTGAACATATTGAAGACAATGCAAAAGTCTTTGAATTTAGTCTTGATCCCGAAGATTATCAAGCCCTTAATTCCGTTCTTTCCCCATCCCATGATTTAATGGAAATTATCGGGGATTGTGGGGATGAATATCGATAA